One window of Myxocyprinus asiaticus isolate MX2 ecotype Aquarium Trade chromosome 4, UBuf_Myxa_2, whole genome shotgun sequence genomic DNA carries:
- the LOC127440037 gene encoding PR domain zinc finger protein 12-like, which translates to MGSVLPAEALLLKSRFRSQLCEIITSDTLHSFLYGRWRNVLGEHLYEDKQHHSSSLSPKTAFTAEVLAQSFTGEVQKLSSLVLPSEVIIAQSSVPGEGLGIFSKTWIKAGTEMGPFTGRVISPEHVDQRKNNNLMWEVFNEDGTVRCFIDASQEDQRSWMTYIKCARNEQEQNLEVVQIGSSIFYKALETIPPDQELLVWYGNSQNTFLGIPGVPDTEDEHQKKRSDDSHLCDAPPSSLASSSSSSTASRMRCVICHRGFNSRSNLRSHMRIHTLDKPFVCRFCNRRFSQSSTLRNHVRLHTGERPYKCHVCQSAYSQLAGLRAHQKSARHRPSSSNSEAGQLSPPPTQMPPVSHHALLRHIPTMVL; encoded by the exons ATGGGTTCGGTTCTGCCCGCCGAGGCGCTCCTGCTGAAGTCCAGGTTCAGATCTCAGCTGTGTGAAATCATCACCTCTGATACTCTGCACAGTTTTCTGTACGGCCGGTGGAGAAATGTGCTCGGAGAGCATCTGTATGAAGACAAGCAACATCACAGCAGCAGCTTGAGTCCCAAAACCGCGTTCACCGCTGAAGTTCTGGCGCAGTCTTTCACTGGAG AGGTTCAGAAGCTGTCTAGTCTGGTTCTGCCAAGTGAGGTCATCATCGCCCAGAGTTCAGTCCCTGGAGAAGGTCTGGGGATTTTCTCCAAAACCTGGATCAAAGCCGGCACTGAGATGGGCCCTTTCACCGGGAGGGTCATCTCCCCCGAGCATGTGGACCAGCGCAAGAACAATAACCTTATGTGGGAG gtgTTTAATGAGGATGGCACAGTCCGGTGCTTCATTGATGCCAGTCAGGAAGACCAGCGCAGTTGGATGACGTACATTAAATGTGCCAGAAATGAACAGGAGCAAAACCTGGAGGTGGTTCAGATTGGCAGTAGCATCTTCTACAAAGCTCTAGAG ACTATTCCACCAGATCAGGAGCTGCTTGTTTGGTATGGAAATTCCCAAAATACCTTCCTTGGTATTCCTGGTGTTCCGGACACAGAGGATGAGCACCAGAAAAAGAGAAGCG ACGACTCGCACTTGTGTGATGCCCCGCCTTCATCACTGGCCTCATCTTCCTCGTCATCAACTGCAAGTCGCATGCGCTGCGTCATCTGTCACCGCGGCTTCAATTCCCGCAGTAACCTGCGCTCACACATGCGCATTCACACCCTGGACAAACCGTTTGTCTGCCGCTTCTGCAACCGTCGTTTCAGCCAGTCTTCCACGCTCCGCAACCATGTCCGCCTGCACACCGGCGAGCGGCCCTACAAATGCCACGTCTGCCAGAGCGCGTACTCGCAGCTGGCAGGCCTGCGGGCACACCAGAAGAGTGCCAGACACAGACCGAGCAGCTCAAACTCTGAAGCTGGGCAGCTATCGCCTCCACCAACACAAATGCCGCCCGTTTCTCATCACGCACTGCTGCGTCATATTCCCACCATGGTGCTCTGA